The following coding sequences are from one SAR116 cluster alpha proteobacterium HIMB100 window:
- a CDS encoding hypothetical protein (PFAM: Uncharacterized ACR, COG1565), with protein MSLAERLKAEIRSSGPLPLEAFLDQVMIGAEDSYYAQQDRFGQAGDFITAPEISQLFGEITAAFLAWLWEVSGRPQADEMMVFEAGPGRGTLSADMHRSWRQICPQMAAAPITFLEASPYLQKQLTERFSGRDIRLTDTAENLPEVPLFGIANEFFDALAIRQAVKTDTGWAWRAVGHDGQAFMMTDGTVLGADELAHYQLNPTSPAGKIAEFSPASDQIMAGLARHVARFGGGVLICDYGKAGPDGDSLQAVRAHKPVPVLDQPGQTDISHLVDFTALADVAHSQGARLIGPVGQGAFLRELGIEARAEALRHKSDPVHDRALIAALDRLCSPNQMGQIFKVALLVPAGDGLPAGFASLGEGLNTGLDKRAETR; from the coding sequence ATGAGCCTTGCTGAACGGCTGAAAGCTGAGATCAGGAGCAGCGGGCCATTGCCGCTGGAGGCTTTTCTGGATCAGGTGATGATCGGTGCTGAAGACAGCTATTACGCGCAACAGGACCGGTTCGGACAGGCAGGTGATTTCATCACTGCCCCTGAAATCAGCCAGTTATTTGGCGAGATTACAGCCGCTTTTCTGGCCTGGCTGTGGGAGGTGTCCGGGCGGCCACAGGCTGATGAGATGATGGTCTTTGAAGCCGGCCCCGGACGCGGCACATTATCTGCCGATATGCATCGATCCTGGCGGCAAATCTGTCCGCAGATGGCGGCTGCCCCAATCACCTTTCTGGAGGCCAGCCCTTATTTACAAAAACAGCTGACAGAGCGGTTCAGCGGCAGGGATATCCGGCTTACAGATACAGCAGAAAACCTGCCTGAAGTGCCGTTATTTGGGATCGCAAACGAATTTTTTGACGCGCTGGCCATCCGGCAGGCAGTAAAGACAGATACAGGCTGGGCCTGGCGGGCGGTCGGGCATGACGGACAGGCCTTTATGATGACAGACGGGACAGTGCTGGGCGCAGATGAGCTGGCCCATTATCAGCTGAACCCCACCAGCCCGGCAGGCAAAATCGCAGAATTCAGCCCGGCTTCAGACCAGATCATGGCTGGTCTGGCGCGGCATGTGGCCCGGTTCGGTGGCGGTGTGCTGATTTGTGATTATGGCAAAGCCGGACCAGATGGAGACAGCCTGCAGGCGGTGCGGGCCCATAAGCCGGTTCCGGTGCTGGACCAGCCCGGACAGACCGACATATCGCATCTGGTTGATTTTACCGCTCTGGCAGATGTGGCCCACAGCCAGGGTGCACGCCTGATCGGGCCGGTCGGGCAAGGCGCATTTTTGCGTGAGCTGGGGATAGAGGCCCGGGCAGAGGCCCTGCGGCACAAGAGCGATCCGGTGCATGACCGGGCCCTGATTGCCGCCCTGGACAGGCTGTGTTCGCCTAATCAGATGGGGCAGATTTTCAAGGTGGCGCTTCTGGTTCCGGCAGGAGATGGCCTGCCTGCCGGATTTGCCAGCCTGGGAGAGGGCCTGAATACGGGCCTTGATAAGCGGGCAGAGACAAGATGA
- a CDS encoding Cu- oxidase 4 (PFAM: Multi-copper polyphenol oxidoreductase laccase~TIGRFAM: uncharacterized protein, YfiH family), which yields MMQIKNSKSGPVFFSHDKLELSGVRHGFFTRKGGVSGGLYDALNCGLGSDDDRAFVLKNRARVAAAMELAPDRMAGLYQIHSARCVTLTDQTDCAQRPEADAYVTALSGVGLAILTADCLPVLFCDARQGVIGAAHAGWRGAAAGVIEATVQAMQGLGADIRQIVMVIGPGIRQPSYQISAEMREEIISSYPEAVSCFMADPAAEDKFLFDLPGFAKGLGQAAGLSQIYDSGCDTYTDETHFFSHRRATHRKEPDSGRLISVITQM from the coding sequence ATGATGCAGATAAAAAACAGCAAAAGCGGCCCGGTGTTTTTCAGCCATGATAAGCTAGAGCTTTCTGGTGTCAGGCATGGGTTTTTCACCCGCAAAGGCGGGGTGTCAGGCGGGCTGTATGATGCTTTGAATTGCGGGCTGGGATCAGATGATGACCGCGCTTTTGTTCTGAAGAACAGGGCGCGTGTTGCCGCCGCCATGGAGCTGGCCCCGGACAGGATGGCCGGCCTGTATCAGATTCACAGCGCGCGCTGTGTAACCCTGACAGATCAGACAGACTGTGCCCAGCGGCCAGAAGCAGATGCATATGTGACCGCCCTGTCAGGTGTGGGGCTGGCCATATTGACCGCTGATTGTCTGCCGGTTCTATTTTGTGATGCCCGGCAAGGCGTGATCGGGGCCGCCCATGCCGGCTGGCGCGGCGCGGCGGCAGGTGTGATTGAGGCGACCGTGCAAGCAATGCAGGGCCTGGGCGCAGATATACGACAGATCGTGATGGTGATCGGCCCGGGAATCCGCCAGCCCAGTTATCAGATCAGTGCTGAGATGCGCGAGGAGATCATCAGCAGCTATCCAGAAGCGGTCTCCTGTTTCATGGCTGATCCGGCAGCAGAGGATAAATTTCTGTTTGATTTGCCTGGCTTTGCAAAGGGCCTCGGACAGGCCGCCGGCCTGAGCCAGATTTATGACAGTGGTTGTGATACCTATACAGATGAAACCCATTTTTTCAGCCACCGCCGCGCGACCCACAGAAAAGAGCCTGATTCCGGCCGGCTGATTTCGGTGATTACGCAAATGTGA
- a CDS encoding hypothetical protein (PFAM: PIN domain), with translation MNDVLLDTCAVLWIGHDRPLLQSAENVLNQCRPGERRALMSPFSVWELGSLVAKGCLRLSAPVINWFEGFRQRSGADIADLSPQILAASSFLPGQPPADPADRVLIATARAMDLILITRDQAILDYGQEGWVRTLAC, from the coding sequence ATGAATGATGTGCTTTTGGATACCTGTGCTGTGCTCTGGATTGGACACGATCGGCCGCTTTTACAAAGTGCAGAAAATGTCCTTAACCAATGCAGGCCTGGCGAGCGCCGTGCGCTGATGTCACCCTTTTCGGTCTGGGAGCTGGGGTCGCTGGTCGCCAAGGGATGCTTACGGCTGTCTGCGCCGGTGATCAACTGGTTTGAGGGGTTCAGACAGCGCAGCGGGGCCGATATCGCTGACCTCAGCCCGCAAATTCTGGCCGCATCGTCTTTTCTGCCCGGACAGCCGCCTGCTGATCCGGCTGACCGCGTGCTGATCGCAACCGCCCGGGCCATGGATTTAATTTTGATTACCCGCGACCAGGCCATTCTGGATTATGGGCAAGAAGGCTGGGTGCGCACCCTTGCCTGCTGA
- a CDS encoding ribose-phosphate pyrophosphokinase (PFAM: Phosphoribosyl transferase domain~TIGRFAM: ribose-phosphate pyrophosphokinase) translates to MKIMSGNSNRPLAEAIAAYLDMPLTRADVKRFADMEVFVEIQENVRGEDVFVVQSTSYPANDNVMELLVTLDALRRGSARRVTAVLPYYGYARQDRKSGPRTPISAKLLANLITKAGADRVLTIDLHAGQIQGFFDIPTDNLFAAPVFTADLKEKYKNGNLMVVSPDVGGVVRARALAKRVNADLAIIDKRRPEAGVSEVMNIIGEVEGRHCVMVDDIVDSGGTLCNAAKALMDAGALSVDAYVTHGVLSGGAVSRIASSPLSSLVTTDSIQATEAMRVARNIRQISIAPLLGEAMLRINEEKSVSSLFQ, encoded by the coding sequence ATGAAGATAATGTCCGGCAATTCAAACCGCCCTCTGGCTGAAGCCATCGCCGCTTATCTGGACATGCCGCTGACGCGGGCAGATGTCAAACGCTTTGCTGATATGGAAGTGTTTGTTGAAATTCAGGAAAATGTCCGGGGTGAGGATGTGTTTGTGGTTCAGTCCACATCCTATCCGGCAAATGACAATGTGATGGAATTGCTGGTCACGCTGGATGCGTTACGCAGAGGGTCCGCCCGTCGTGTGACCGCAGTCCTGCCTTATTACGGCTATGCCCGTCAGGATCGCAAATCAGGCCCCCGGACACCGATTTCTGCCAAGCTGCTGGCGAATCTGATCACAAAGGCAGGTGCTGACCGCGTGCTGACAATCGATTTGCATGCCGGCCAGATACAGGGCTTTTTCGATATCCCGACAGATAATCTGTTTGCCGCCCCTGTATTCACAGCCGATCTGAAGGAAAAATATAAAAACGGCAATCTGATGGTGGTCAGCCCTGATGTGGGCGGGGTGGTCCGTGCCCGTGCGCTGGCAAAGCGTGTCAATGCTGACCTGGCCATCATTGATAAACGCCGCCCTGAGGCAGGCGTGTCTGAAGTGATGAATATCATCGGTGAGGTTGAGGGCCGCCATTGTGTGATGGTGGATGATATTGTCGATTCAGGCGGCACATTATGTAACGCGGCAAAAGCGCTGATGGATGCGGGTGCGCTGAGTGTGGATGCTTATGTCACCCATGGCGTTCTGTCTGGCGGTGCGGTCTCGCGGATTGCTTCCAGCCCGTTATCATCACTGGTCACAACTGATTCGATACAAGCCACAGAAGCGATGCGGGTGGCCCGGAATATCCGCCAAATTTCCATTGCGCCCCTGCTGGGTGAGGCAATGTTGCGGATTAATGAAGAAAAATCAGTCTCCAGCCTGTTTCAATAG
- a CDS encoding ribosomal protein L25, Ctc-form (PFAM: Ribosomal L25p family~TIGRFAM: ribosomal protein L25, Ctc-form): MSENTSIDATLRSRVGKGSARAARRAGRIPAVIYGDKQAPLSIEMEERVVRRVIHEPGIFGRLLDINVEGNTTTVLTRDIQMHPVTDEPLHLDMLRVGKSSTVAVGVPVEFINHEKSPGLKIGGVLNIVRHEVEMNCPAGNIPEKITVDLDGVKIGETIHISAIPLPEGVEPTITDRDFTVATLQSPGGGVKNEDDEDAGEGEEAAEGGDA; the protein is encoded by the coding sequence ATGTCAGAAAACACATCTATTGACGCAACTTTGCGTTCTCGGGTCGGTAAGGGGTCCGCCCGTGCGGCACGCCGCGCAGGCCGGATTCCCGCCGTTATCTATGGCGATAAGCAAGCTCCTCTCAGCATTGAGATGGAAGAGCGGGTTGTCCGCAGAGTGATTCACGAGCCGGGCATTTTCGGCCGCCTGCTGGATATTAATGTTGAGGGAAACACAACAACCGTGCTGACCCGTGACATTCAGATGCACCCTGTAACAGATGAGCCGCTGCATTTGGATATGCTGCGGGTGGGTAAATCATCAACAGTTGCGGTTGGCGTGCCTGTTGAATTCATCAATCATGAAAAGTCACCTGGCCTGAAGATAGGCGGCGTGCTGAACATCGTGCGGCATGAAGTTGAGATGAACTGTCCGGCCGGGAATATTCCTGAGAAGATCACAGTTGATCTGGATGGCGTGAAAATTGGTGAGACCATCCATATCAGCGCGATCCCGCTCCCCGAAGGCGTTGAGCCAACCATCACTGACCGTGACTTTACCGTGGCCACCCTGCAGTCACCAGGCGGCGGCGTGAAGAATGAAGATGATGAGGACGCCGGTGAAGGCGAAGAGGCAGCAGAAGGCGGCGACGCATAA
- a CDS encoding peptidyl-tRNA hydrolase (PFAM: Peptidyl-tRNA hydrolase~TIGRFAM: peptidyl-tRNA hydrolase), producing the protein MLWVGLGNPGQGYAGNRHNVGFMALDQIARDYSFSDWKTKGAAALCEGRIGTVKIRAVKPLSFMNKSGLPVAEIVRYYGLSPDQITVFHDEIDISEGRCRVKQGGGHGGHNGLRDIDRHIGKDYWRVRIGVGRPAHKQDVHKWVLQNFTKSEHEMWLDKLLAAISDEAERLSKGDAEGFASRVAHLAPAPKPDTETSEGI; encoded by the coding sequence ATGCTCTGGGTAGGTTTGGGCAATCCAGGACAGGGCTATGCCGGTAACCGGCATAATGTCGGCTTCATGGCCCTTGACCAGATTGCCCGCGATTACAGCTTTTCAGACTGGAAAACAAAAGGGGCGGCTGCCCTGTGTGAAGGGCGTATCGGCACAGTAAAAATCCGGGCTGTAAAGCCATTGTCATTCATGAATAAATCAGGCCTACCTGTTGCCGAAATCGTTCGCTATTATGGCCTGAGCCCGGACCAGATCACCGTGTTTCATGATGAAATAGATATCAGTGAAGGCCGCTGCCGGGTCAAACAGGGCGGCGGGCATGGCGGACATAACGGGTTGCGTGATATTGACCGTCATATCGGCAAAGATTATTGGCGGGTGCGTATCGGCGTAGGACGACCGGCACATAAACAAGATGTGCATAAATGGGTCCTGCAGAATTTCACAAAATCAGAACATGAGATGTGGCTGGATAAATTGCTGGCCGCAATCAGTGATGAGGCAGAACGCCTGAGCAAAGGCGATGCAGAGGGGTTTGCCTCGCGCGTGGCGCATCTGGCCCCGGCCCCAAAACCAGATACAGAAACTTCAGAAGGGATATAG
- a CDS encoding GTP-binding protein YchF (PFAM: GTPase of unknown function; Protein of unknown function (DUF933)~TIGRFAM: GTP-binding protein YchF; small GTP-binding protein domain) — protein sequence MGFNCGIVGLPNVGKSTLFNALTKTAAADAANYPFCTIEPNTGRVAVPDPRLNQIAELAQSAEIIPTFLEFVDIAGLVRGAANGEGLGNQFLANIREVDAIIHVLRCFEDSDITHVENSVDPIRDAATVETELMLADIDSLERRMAALTKKTRGGDKQAASDLALMEKLFAGLSDGLPARAVSGLSAAEEVRLPQLQLLTAKPVLYACNVAEADGATGNALSAKVAEKAAAESAGHVIVSAAIEAEIATLSDEEAAEFLADLGLEEPGLNRLIRAGYGLLDLLTFFTAGPKEARAWTVRNPATAPQAAGVIHTDFQRGFIRAETVAYDDYISCGGEAGAKDAGKLRIEGAEYPVKDGDIFHFRFNV from the coding sequence ATGGGCTTTAATTGCGGTATTGTCGGGCTGCCGAATGTCGGTAAATCAACCCTGTTTAATGCGCTGACCAAAACAGCCGCGGCCGATGCCGCCAATTATCCGTTCTGTACGATTGAACCAAATACAGGGCGGGTGGCGGTCCCTGATCCGCGGCTGAACCAGATTGCCGAACTGGCCCAGTCAGCCGAAATTATCCCGACATTTCTGGAATTTGTCGATATTGCCGGGCTGGTGCGCGGGGCAGCAAACGGCGAAGGGCTGGGCAACCAGTTCCTGGCCAATATCCGCGAGGTTGATGCCATTATCCATGTGCTGCGCTGTTTTGAGGACAGCGACATCACCCATGTTGAAAATTCAGTCGACCCGATCCGTGATGCAGCAACCGTGGAAACCGAATTAATGCTGGCTGATATAGACAGCCTGGAGCGGCGGATGGCGGCGCTGACCAAAAAGACACGCGGCGGCGACAAACAGGCGGCATCTGATCTGGCCCTGATGGAAAAGCTGTTTGCCGGCTTGTCTGACGGCCTGCCTGCGCGAGCGGTAAGCGGCCTGAGCGCGGCAGAAGAGGTGCGGCTGCCGCAATTGCAGTTGCTGACCGCAAAGCCAGTCTTGTATGCCTGTAATGTGGCTGAGGCAGATGGGGCAACAGGCAACGCGCTGTCTGCAAAAGTTGCCGAAAAAGCAGCTGCCGAGAGCGCAGGGCATGTGATTGTGTCAGCAGCAATTGAAGCAGAAATTGCCACCCTGTCTGATGAGGAAGCCGCCGAGTTTCTGGCAGATTTGGGGCTGGAAGAACCCGGGCTGAACCGTTTGATCCGGGCCGGATACGGCTTGCTTGACCTGTTGACCTTTTTTACCGCCGGCCCGAAAGAAGCCCGGGCATGGACCGTGCGCAATCCCGCCACCGCCCCGCAAGCCGCAGGGGTTATTCATACCGATTTCCAGCGCGGCTTTATCCGGGCTGAAACCGTGGCGTATGATGATTATATCAGCTGTGGCGGAGAAGCCGGGGCCAAAGATGCCGGCAAGCTGCGCATTGAAGGTGCGGAGTATCCGGTCAAAGACGGCGATATCTTCCATTTCCGCTTTAATGTGTGA
- a CDS encoding virulence-associated protein (PFAM: SpoVT / AbrB like domain), protein MVYIIDIYPCYQKSSQGLGMGTGKPDTAKIFTTGRSQAVRLPKAYRFADKEVNIHKDPLTGDVILSERANGWDRLLSSLKQLDIPEDFPGKRGQDDHIRDPLDGYEQE, encoded by the coding sequence ATGGTATATATCATCGATATATACCCTTGTTATCAGAAAAGCAGTCAGGGGCTAGGCATGGGAACAGGCAAACCAGATACTGCGAAAATCTTCACCACAGGCCGCAGTCAGGCAGTGCGATTGCCGAAAGCCTACAGATTCGCGGATAAGGAAGTCAACATTCATAAAGACCCGCTGACAGGAGATGTGATCCTGTCTGAACGGGCCAATGGATGGGATAGGCTGTTATCAAGCCTGAAGCAGCTGGACATACCGGAAGATTTTCCGGGCAAACGCGGTCAGGACGACCATATTCGTGACCCGCTTGACGGTTATGAGCAGGAATGA
- a CDS encoding putative nucleic acid-binding protein, contains PIN domain (PFAM: PIN domain) yields MKFLLDTNVLSDILRRNEAVLAQLIRHHPADIAMSCVSEGELLYGVGNNPNATSLHNAVAELIKSITPLPWDSAAAEQYGQLKTELYRAGQPLSELDIMIAAHALAANLCLVTSDHAFSRINGLATENWRTASP; encoded by the coding sequence ATGAAATTTCTGCTTGATACAAATGTACTCAGCGATATTTTGCGCCGAAATGAGGCTGTCCTGGCGCAGCTGATCCGGCATCACCCTGCCGATATTGCCATGTCTTGTGTCAGTGAAGGCGAATTATTGTATGGTGTTGGCAATAATCCAAACGCAACATCCCTGCATAATGCAGTCGCAGAACTGATCAAGAGCATCACACCTTTACCCTGGGACAGTGCGGCCGCTGAGCAGTATGGCCAACTGAAAACAGAACTGTACAGGGCCGGACAACCCCTGTCAGAGCTAGATATAATGATCGCGGCACACGCGTTAGCTGCCAATTTGTGCCTTGTCACAAGTGACCACGCCTTTTCGCGTATAAACGGCCTTGCCACAGAAAATTGGCGGACTGCATCGCCATAA
- a CDS encoding cytochrome c1 (PFAM: Cytochrome C1 family): MKKLFLTLAAALFSVPVWAAGGGDVTIRSADWSFSGPFGTFDKASMQRGFQAYKEVCAGCHSLDYIAFRNLADLGYNEAEIKAIAAEYEVVDGPNDEGEMFTRPAIPADRFPSPYPNENAARAGNNGAYPPDLSLIFKARANGADYLYSLLTSYHEAPADTDVPDGMYYNTAYSGNMIAMPQPLYGDDVEYADGADTSMDAVAKDLVQFLAWTAEPAMEDRKRTGVAVMIFLILLSGLSYGAMRFIWADVKKG; encoded by the coding sequence ATGAAAAAGCTGTTTTTGACACTGGCAGCAGCCCTGTTCAGCGTGCCTGTATGGGCCGCTGGCGGCGGTGATGTGACCATCCGCTCTGCTGACTGGTCCTTTTCCGGGCCATTCGGAACCTTTGACAAAGCGTCCATGCAGCGGGGCTTCCAGGCCTATAAAGAGGTCTGCGCCGGCTGTCATTCACTGGATTATATCGCGTTCCGCAATCTGGCTGATCTGGGCTATAATGAAGCAGAGATTAAGGCGATTGCGGCTGAATATGAAGTTGTTGACGGCCCGAATGATGAAGGCGAGATGTTTACACGTCCTGCCATTCCTGCTGACCGGTTTCCGTCCCCTTATCCAAATGAAAATGCGGCACGTGCGGGCAATAACGGGGCCTATCCGCCGGATCTGTCTTTGATTTTCAAGGCACGGGCAAATGGTGCCGATTATCTCTATTCTCTGTTGACCTCATATCATGAAGCACCAGCCGACACAGACGTGCCTGACGGGATGTATTACAACACGGCTTATTCCGGCAATATGATTGCCATGCCACAGCCTTTATATGGCGATGATGTGGAATATGCTGATGGTGCGGATACATCCATGGATGCGGTGGCAAAGGATTTGGTCCAGTTTCTGGCCTGGACAGCAGAGCCGGCAATGGAAGATCGCAAACGCACAGGCGTTGCTGTGATGATTTTCTTAATCCTGCTCTCTGGCCTGTCATACGGGGCAATGCGCTTTATCTGGGCAGATGTGAAAAAAGGCTGA
- a CDS encoding cytochrome b subunit of the bc complex (PFAM: Cytochrome b(N-terminal)/b6/petB; Cytochrome b(C-terminal)/b6/petD) codes for MSANQFQNPVVRWIDHRLPIFTFLNHEATEYPTPKNLNYFWNFGSLAGISLVIMIITGIVLSMSYTAHVDYAFDSVERIMRDVNHGWLLRYIHMNGASFFFIVVFIHIFRGLYYGSYKAPRELLWMLGVVILLLMMATAFMGYVLPWGQMSFWGATVITNLFSALPFVGESIVTWLWGGFSVDNPTLNRFFSLHFLLPFVIVGVVILHLVALHRFGSNNPLGIDTRGPQDTIPFHPYYTIKDFFGLSVFLTFFAAAVFFFPNFMGHPDNYIPANALQTPAHIVPEWYFLPFYAILRAVPDKLGGVLAMFGAIAVLFILPWLDRSPVRSGRFRPIFKLFFWVFFADCLVLGYIGAMPAEGIYVLIGRIATIWYFVHFLVILPVLSVAETPRPLPQSISTPIFGGSGAMAGAAAAPKEKA; via the coding sequence ATGTCTGCAAATCAGTTTCAAAATCCTGTCGTGCGCTGGATTGACCACCGGCTGCCGATTTTCACTTTCCTCAATCATGAGGCCACTGAATATCCGACCCCGAAAAACCTGAATTATTTCTGGAATTTCGGCTCGCTGGCGGGGATCTCGCTGGTGATTATGATCATCACCGGGATTGTCCTGTCGATGAGCTATACTGCCCATGTGGATTACGCATTTGATTCGGTTGAACGGATCATGCGGGATGTCAATCATGGCTGGCTGTTGCGCTATATTCATATGAATGGCGCGTCCTTCTTCTTCATTGTGGTGTTTATCCATATTTTCCGCGGCCTGTATTACGGCTCTTACAAAGCGCCGCGCGAATTATTATGGATGCTGGGTGTTGTCATCTTGTTGTTGATGATGGCGACGGCCTTTATGGGTTATGTTCTGCCCTGGGGCCAGATGTCCTTCTGGGGCGCGACGGTAATCACCAATCTGTTCTCGGCCCTGCCCTTTGTTGGCGAATCAATTGTGACCTGGCTGTGGGGCGGATTTTCTGTTGATAACCCGACCCTGAACCGGTTCTTCTCGCTGCATTTCCTGCTGCCTTTTGTGATTGTTGGTGTGGTGATTCTGCATCTGGTTGCCTTGCATCGCTTTGGCTCAAACAATCCCCTGGGCATTGATACACGCGGACCACAAGACACGATCCCGTTCCATCCTTACTATACCATCAAGGATTTCTTCGGCCTGTCCGTGTTCCTGACCTTTTTTGCGGCTGCGGTGTTTTTCTTCCCGAATTTCATGGGCCATCCGGATAACTATATTCCGGCCAACGCGCTCCAGACCCCGGCCCATATTGTGCCGGAATGGTACTTCCTGCCTTTCTATGCAATTTTGCGGGCGGTGCCAGACAAGCTGGGCGGTGTTCTGGCGATGTTTGGGGCGATTGCGGTTCTGTTCATTCTGCCCTGGCTGGACCGCTCACCTGTCCGTTCTGGCCGGTTCCGTCCGATCTTCAAACTGTTTTTCTGGGTGTTTTTCGCTGATTGTCTGGTTCTGGGCTATATCGGGGCGATGCCGGCAGAGGGCATTTATGTGCTGATCGGCCGGATTGCGACCATCTGGTATTTTGTTCACTTCCTGGTGATTTTGCCGGTATTGTCTGTGGCGGAAACGCCGCGACCTCTGCCGCAATCTATATCAACACCGATTTTCGGCGGCTCTGGGGCCATGGCGGGCGCGGCGGCGGCGCCAAAGGAGAAAGCATAA
- a CDS encoding ubiquinol-cytochrome c reductase, iron-sulfur subunit (PFAM: Rieske [2Fe-2S] domain; Ubiquitinol-cytochrome C reductase Fe-S subunit TAT signal~TIGRFAM: ubiquinol-cytochrome c reductase, iron-sulfur subunit): MAASKTKKAAPEAEQKSRRDFIVVASYAMGAVGAGAFAWPLIDQMNPAADTLALASIEVDVSKIAEGQSITLKWRGKPVFIRHRTKAEIDEAKVADALDMRDPQTDGDRVQKPEYLVVLGVCTHLGCVPLGQKVGEVRGEYDGWFCPCHGSHYDSSGRIRKGPAPTNLEVPPYAFLSDDVIKIG; this comes from the coding sequence ATGGCTGCATCAAAGACAAAAAAAGCTGCTCCGGAAGCAGAACAGAAATCACGCCGCGATTTTATTGTGGTGGCCAGCTATGCGATGGGCGCGGTTGGCGCGGGCGCATTTGCCTGGCCATTGATTGACCAGATGAACCCGGCCGCAGATACATTGGCGCTGGCCAGCATAGAGGTTGACGTCTCAAAAATCGCTGAAGGCCAGTCCATTACGCTGAAATGGCGCGGCAAGCCTGTCTTTATCCGGCATCGCACAAAGGCCGAAATTGATGAGGCGAAAGTTGCCGATGCGCTGGATATGCGTGACCCACAGACAGATGGTGATCGGGTGCAAAAGCCTGAATATCTGGTTGTTTTGGGCGTATGTACGCATCTGGGCTGTGTGCCTCTCGGCCAGAAAGTGGGTGAAGTCCGCGGCGAATATGATGGCTGGTTCTGCCCGTGCCATGGCTCTCACTATGACAGCTCCGGCCGGATTCGCAAAGGCCCGGCCCCGACCAACCTGGAAGTGCCACCATACGCTTTCCTCTCAGATGATGTGATTAAGATCGGCTAA
- a CDS encoding coproporphyrinogen III oxidase (PFAM: Coproporphyrinogen III oxidase): MTNRTPPEFLTADMAALSGRAADWFETLRDRICGQFEAIEGDADNTPLSSRPAGTFQRTSWNRDGGGGGQMSVMHGRVFEKVGVNISVVYGQFSEEFRAQIPGAGEDGHFWAGGISLVAHPQNPFVPAAHMNTRFVITQKAWFGGGGDLTPLKPAPAEADAFHDALKACCDRHDSDYYPKFKQWCDDYFHLKHRDEPRGAGGIFYDYLDTGDREADFAFTRDVGTSFADSYDSIVRRNMATSWTDEDRHFQLVRRGRYVEFNLLYDRGTLFGLKTGGNIDAILMSLPPEVRWP, encoded by the coding sequence ATGACAAACCGAACTCCTCCTGAATTTCTGACAGCTGATATGGCGGCTTTGTCTGGCCGTGCGGCAGATTGGTTTGAAACGCTTCGGGATCGTATCTGCGGCCAGTTTGAAGCGATTGAGGGTGATGCAGATAACACGCCTTTATCTTCTCGGCCTGCAGGGACATTCCAGCGCACATCCTGGAACAGGGATGGCGGCGGCGGTGGCCAGATGTCGGTCATGCATGGCCGTGTGTTTGAAAAGGTCGGGGTGAATATCTCTGTTGTGTATGGCCAGTTTTCAGAAGAATTCCGGGCTCAGATCCCCGGTGCGGGCGAAGACGGGCATTTCTGGGCAGGCGGCATTTCTCTGGTGGCCCATCCCCAGAACCCGTTTGTGCCAGCGGCACATATGAATACGCGTTTTGTGATCACTCAGAAAGCCTGGTTTGGCGGTGGTGGTGATCTGACCCCTCTGAAACCAGCTCCGGCTGAGGCAGATGCGTTTCATGATGCGCTGAAAGCCTGTTGTGATCGCCATGATTCCGACTACTATCCTAAATTTAAACAATGGTGTGATGATTATTTTCACCTGAAACACCGGGATGAACCGCGCGGGGCGGGCGGCATTTTCTATGATTATCTGGATACAGGGGACAGAGAAGCAGACTTTGCCTTTACCCGTGATGTCGGCACCAGCTTTGCTGATTCTTATGACAGCATTGTGCGGCGCAACATGGCCACATCCTGGACAGATGAAGACCGCCATTTCCAGCTGGTCCGGCGCGGCCGCTATGTGGAATTTAACCTGCTTTATGACCGTGGTACACTGTTTGGGCTGAAGACCGGCGGCAATATAGACGCCATTTTGATGAGCCTGCCACCAGAGGTCAGGTGGCCTTAA